A section of the Streptomyces sp. Je 1-369 genome encodes:
- a CDS encoding helix-turn-helix domain-containing protein: protein MSDLDQLTQSLARNLKRWRNERGFTLDALAARAGVSRGMIIQIEQARTNPSVGITVKLADALGVSITTLLDYEQGSHVRLVPPEQAVRMWSTEAGSSTTLVVGAEARGPFELWSWRLMPGEGSDSDAHPPGTIELLHVTRGELTLVVDGTEHAVAAGTGATFEANVAHGYHNKGAEPVEMTMSVSVPPAHAGSY, encoded by the coding sequence GTGTCGGACCTCGACCAGCTGACCCAGTCGCTCGCCCGCAACCTCAAGCGCTGGCGCAACGAGCGGGGCTTCACGCTCGACGCACTCGCCGCCCGCGCGGGCGTGAGTCGCGGCATGATCATCCAGATCGAGCAGGCCAGGACCAACCCCAGCGTCGGCATCACCGTGAAGCTCGCGGACGCGCTGGGCGTCAGCATCACCACCCTCCTCGACTACGAACAGGGCTCGCACGTGCGGCTGGTGCCGCCGGAGCAGGCGGTCCGCATGTGGTCCACGGAGGCAGGCAGCAGCACCACGCTCGTCGTGGGGGCCGAGGCACGCGGGCCGTTCGAGCTGTGGTCCTGGCGCCTGATGCCGGGCGAGGGCAGCGACTCCGACGCGCATCCGCCGGGCACCATCGAGCTGCTGCACGTCACGCGCGGCGAGCTGACCCTCGTCGTGGACGGCACCGAGCACGCCGTCGCCGCCGGAACGGGCGCCACCTTCGAGGCCAACGTCGCGCACGGCTACCACAACAAGGGCGCCGAGCCCGTCGAGATGACCATGTCGGTCTCGGTGCCACCCGCGCACGCGGGTTCCTACTGA
- a CDS encoding acyltransferase, with product MPKNRNTFSSLAAAPRRIAQRAVHAGWDWVQRTGAVTAAHPGRLRFGALGEGTKLAFPQGTVFGEPWIRIGDHCIVGQHVTLTAGMMPDLDLGPDPILRIGNGVVLGRGSHVIADTTVSIGDDCYFGPYAYVTSTNHSYDDPHTPIGKQWPRMDPVEIGPGCWVGTGAVILPGARIGRNVVVAAGAVVRGEVPDHAVVAGAPARVVRTWDAEQGWQPPLRTPAPVPIPDGVTPEQLIALGELGET from the coding sequence GTGCCGAAGAACAGGAACACGTTCTCATCCCTTGCCGCCGCGCCCCGCAGGATCGCGCAGCGCGCCGTCCACGCGGGCTGGGACTGGGTGCAGCGCACGGGCGCGGTGACCGCCGCGCACCCGGGGCGGCTGCGGTTCGGGGCGCTCGGCGAGGGCACGAAGCTCGCGTTCCCGCAGGGCACGGTCTTCGGGGAGCCGTGGATCAGGATCGGCGACCACTGCATCGTGGGCCAGCACGTCACGCTCACCGCGGGCATGATGCCCGACCTCGACCTCGGACCCGACCCGATCCTGCGCATCGGCAACGGCGTCGTGCTCGGCCGGGGCAGCCACGTCATCGCGGACACGACGGTCTCCATCGGCGACGACTGCTACTTCGGCCCCTACGCGTACGTCACCTCCACCAACCACTCCTACGACGACCCGCACACGCCCATCGGCAAGCAGTGGCCGCGGATGGACCCGGTGGAGATCGGGCCCGGGTGCTGGGTGGGTACCGGGGCGGTGATCCTGCCGGGGGCGCGGATCGGCCGGAACGTGGTGGTCGCCGCCGGGGCGGTGGTCCGGGGGGAGGTGCCCGACCACGCCGTGGTGGCCGGGGCGCCCGCGAGGGTCGTCCGGACGTGGGACGCGGAGCAGGGGTGGCAGCCGCCGCTGCGGACACCCGCGCCGGTGCCGATCCCTGACGGGGTCACACCGGAACAGCTCATCGCCCTGGGCGAGTTGGGTGAGACCTGA